The DNA region GATCGTCGAGGAGCCCGTGGCTGGCTCCTTCAGCCACTTCGCCCACAAGTACTGGGGCGGCTACGCGGGTTTCCTCTCCGGCTGGAACTACTGGGTGCTCTATGTGCTGGTGGGCATGGCCGAGCTGACCGCGGTGGGCAAGTACGTGCAGTTCTGGTGGCCGGAAGTGCCCACCTGGGCGACGGCTGCGGCCTTCTTCGTGCTGATCAACCTGATCAACCTGGCCAACGTCCGCGCCTTCGGCGAGACCGAGTTCTGGTTCGCCCTGATCAAAGTGGTGGCGATCATCGGCATGATCATCCTCGGCCTCTACCTGCTGGTCTCCGGCACCGGCGGCGAGCAGGCGGCCGTGAGCAACCTTTGGAGCCACGGCGGGTTCTTCCCCAATGGCCTGGAAGGGCTGGTGATGGTCCTGGCGATCATCATGTTCTCCTTCGGTGGCCTGGAGCTGGTGGGCATCACCGCCGCCGAGGCCAGCGAGCCGAAGAAGGTGATCCCCAAGGCGATCAACCAGGTGATCTGGCGCATCCTGATCTTCTACATCGGCGCCCTCACCGTGCTGCTGATGCTCTATCCCTGGGACAAGCTGCTGGAAACCCTCGGCGCCGCCGGTGATCCCTACAGCGGCAGCCCGTTCGTGCAGATCTTCTCGCTGATCGGCAGCGACACCGCCGCCCACCTGTTGAACTTCGTGGTACTGACCGCCGCGCTGTCGGTCTACAACAGCGGCGTGTACTGCAACAGCCGCATGCTCTACGGCCTGGCCGAGCAGGGCGATGCACCCAAGGCGCTGCTCAAGGTCAACCGTCGTGGCGTGCCGGTGCTGGCCATCGGCGTCTCCGCGCTGGTGACCCTGCTGTGCGTGCTGGTGAACTACCTGGCGCCCAAGCAGGCGCTGGAACTGCTGATGGCGCTGGTGGTGGCGGCCCTGGTGATCAACTGGGCGATGATCAGCCTGTCGCACCTGATGTTCCGCAAGTCGCTGCAGCGCCAGGGCATCGAGCCGTTCTTCAAGTCGCTCTGGTACCCCTTCAGCAACTACCTGTGCCTGGCCTTCGTGGCGCTGATCCTCGGCGTGATGCTGCTGATCCCCGGCATCAACGTGTCGGTGTACGCCATTCCCTTCTGGCTCGGCTTCATCGCCATCTGCTACGCCATCCGCCGCTCCGCGGGCCCTCGCTCGTAACGTCGGAAACGGGGGCTGCGGCCCCCGTTCCTTTGCTGCTCGCCCCGCCGTTCGCATCCGTGACCCCGCGTCCGCCATCTGACCTCCCGTCACCGCTCCAGGCCTAACCGACGGAAAGCCAAGGATTTTCGGTGGTCGCACCGAGGTGCGCCTCTTTATAATGCGCGGTTTTCGTCCCGAGGCTCTGCCGCGTGCCGGCACATGTGCCGGTGCCTGCCTGGCGTTTGGCGGCTACTGTTCGACACCGGGACGAAACCCTTCTCAAGGTTCAGGCGAGAGACATGACAAGAATCAGACGGGGGTTGGACCTGCCCATCGCAGGCCAGCCCGAGCAGCGCATCGAGGCTGCACGAGCCGTGCGCAGCGTGGCCGTGATCGGCTTCGACTACCACGGCATGAAGCCCACCATGCAGGTGCAGGTCGGGGATCGGGTGAAGCTGGGCCAGGCCCTGTTCGCCGACAAGAAGAACCCCGGCGTGCTCTTCACCGCCCCGGCGGCGGGCGTGGTCTCGGCCATCCACCGCGGCGAGCAGCGTGTGCTGCAGTCGGTGGTGATCGATGTGGACGGCGACGACGAAGTCGTCTTCGAAACCTGCCCGGACAACGCCCTGGATGC from Pseudomonas tohonis includes:
- a CDS encoding amino acid permease; its protein translation is MDGQQLHAGSLKRGLENRHIQLIALGGAIGTGLFLGSAGVLKSAGPSMILGYAIAGFIAFLIMRQLGEMIVEEPVAGSFSHFAHKYWGGYAGFLSGWNYWVLYVLVGMAELTAVGKYVQFWWPEVPTWATAAAFFVLINLINLANVRAFGETEFWFALIKVVAIIGMIILGLYLLVSGTGGEQAAVSNLWSHGGFFPNGLEGLVMVLAIIMFSFGGLELVGITAAEASEPKKVIPKAINQVIWRILIFYIGALTVLLMLYPWDKLLETLGAAGDPYSGSPFVQIFSLIGSDTAAHLLNFVVLTAALSVYNSGVYCNSRMLYGLAEQGDAPKALLKVNRRGVPVLAIGVSALVTLLCVLVNYLAPKQALELLMALVVAALVINWAMISLSHLMFRKSLQRQGIEPFFKSLWYPFSNYLCLAFVALILGVMLLIPGINVSVYAIPFWLGFIAICYAIRRSAGPRS